The Agaribacterium sp. ZY112 genome includes the window TTGTTTTCATCATAAAACTGTTGAAGCTCTTCTTCACTGATATCGATATCAGCTTCGGCTTTATCGGCAGGAATCAAAATATTATAAAAACTGCGTTTTTGATGGGTCAGCTTTAATAATTGTTGAAATTCAGATTCCGTAGCAAACGAGGATGCCGCTAAGCCAGCTGCCTGTTGAGCAACAATTAAGTCGGCTGCTACTTCATCGCGGTAAGTAAGCGGTGTGAAATTAGCCTGAGCCAACAACATGCGGTAGCGAGCTTGATCAAACTCACCATCGGTTAAAAACTCTGGGCTTTGCAACAGCGTTTCAGCAAATACTTTATCTGAAATACCCATGCCATCTTGCTGACCGTTAGTCACAAGTGCCATACGGCGGGTTAAGTTATTTAACACGGGACCGCGCATAGACTCTTCCGATAAATACGGAGAGGAAGCATCAACGTTGCCTTGCTGTAAAATACGATTACGCTGGCTACGAATAGCACGCTGCAATTCGTTATTGGTAATGGGCTGGCCATTTACGCTTGCTGCATCAGTGCCGGCAACAGAGCCTAAAAAACTTGGTGCAATACCGGTGAATACCATCGGTACAACAAAGACAAGAACGACAACAACGGCAAGCGTGCCTTTTAAATTCTGACGAACGCTTTCTAACATGGGAACCTCAATAGCTGAAAAGATAAAGGCGCATAGAATGCGCCTTTATCAAAGTGGCTTAACCACTAATACTTATTCTAATCCACCGCCCTTAGGCACATTGCCACTAGCGGCTTGCAAAAAGCTCTTAGTTAACGGCGTCTTTTAACGCTTTACCAGGCTTGAAGCTAGGGATTTTTGCTGCGGCAATTTCGATTGGTGCACCTGTTTGTGGGTTGCGGCCAGTACGAGCTGCACGCTCTTTTACTAGGAAGGTACCAAAGCCAACTAGAGCTACTTGGTCTTCTTCTTTAAGTGCATTAGTGATTGAATCCGTAACGGCGTCCAATGCACGGCCTGCAGCGGCTTTAGAAATGTCCGCAGATGCTGCGATGGCTTCGATTAATTCTGATTTGTTCACAATGAACCCCTCTTATTATCATAAAGAACTGAAAAAAAGCTTGCTCGCCCCTGAGCGAGCTTCTCAGGTCGTGTCGCGTGATGCGATGTCCCGCTAAGCGCCCCGCTCCAGACCCATAAATATGTGTGTGCGAAACGAGGGAGAATTTATACCAAGCGCTCTTTGGTCGGTCAAGTGACAATTCGCCAAAGGCCAGAGTTTTTAAGGCCTAGAGGCGAATTAGTTCCAATTACGCCTAATGCGTGCTTATTCTTTGATCAGAATCGCCATCTTTCGCTTGCCGCTCAAGTTGCTCGTATTCTTCATCACTGAAAGGTTTAGGCATGAACTGCAAAGCCACTTCTAAGACATCATCAATCCATTTAACAGGCTTAACGCTAAGATCGGCGAGAATATTATCTGGAATTTCTCGCAAATCGCCCTCGTTATCGGCGGGAATAAGCACGGTTTTAATGCCGCCGCGATGTGCAGCAAGTAACTTTTCTTTTAACCCGCCAATTTTTAAAACTTCGCCACGCAAGGTGATTTCACCTGTCATGGCCACATCAGCACGAACAGGAATGCTGGTAAACACAGAGACCAAAGCTGTGCACATTGCAATGCCCGCTGAGGGCCCGTCTTTGGGTGTGGCACCTTCGGGAACATGTATGTGTAAATCTTTATCTTCGTGGAAGCTAGGCTTGATACCCAGCACTTGTGCGCGTGAGCGTACAACAGTCATGGCGGCCTGAATACTTTCTTGCATGACATCACCAAGTGAGCCAGTTTTTACCATGCGGCCTTTGCCAGAAACGGCCGAGGCTTCAATGGTAAGTAGCTCGCCACCAACTTGAGTCCAAGCAAGGCCCGTCACCTGCCCTATTTGGTTCTCTTCATCGGCACGGCCAAAATCAAACTTGCGAACGCCAAGGTAGTCGTCAAGTGCATCAATGTTTACGTTTATTTTTTCTGCGCTATTTTGTTTAACGTTTTTAGTGACTACTTTACGGGCGATTTTTGCGATCTCACGATCCAGACCGCGTACACCTGCTTCTTTGGTGTAATAACGGACAACATCGCGAATAACCTCGTTATCAATATCAATTTCTTCGGTTTTTAAACCGTTATTCTTAATCTGCTTAGGAACAAGGTAACGGCTAGCAATATTGATTTTTTCGTCTTCGGTATAGCCAGGTATACGAATGACTTCCATGCGATCGAGTAATGGGCCTGGAAT containing:
- a CDS encoding HU family DNA-binding protein yields the protein MNKSELIEAIAASADISKAAAGRALDAVTDSITNALKEEDQVALVGFGTFLVKERAARTGRNPQTGAPIEIAAAKIPSFKPGKALKDAVN